A single genomic interval of Helianthus annuus cultivar XRQ/B chromosome 13, HanXRQr2.0-SUNRISE, whole genome shotgun sequence harbors:
- the LOC110897811 gene encoding homeobox-leucine zipper protein ANTHOCYANINLESS 2 isoform X3 → MEGLGGIGLIGENFEGNIGRVRGDGSESRSGGSDNIEGASGDEQDIPAGPSSSSRSRRQKYHRHTPYQIQELEASFKDNPHPDEKERLALGKKLNLENKQVKFWFQNRRTQMKTQLERHENAILKQENDKLRIENIAMKEAIRAPVCNNCGGQAILGDISIDEHHLRIENARLRDELSRISILANKFLGRPLSSFGGSMPHGMTSSNLELAVGRNGYGLNPMDVGLMGLDYSNGMSNALPLMSPSRPRMMAPGGGGGGMDMQYEKGMFLELAMSAMDELMKLGQINSPLWIANMEGGGEVLDLDEYLRTFPLCLGMKPHGYVSEATRASGVVKINSLALVEALLDANRWRDMFLGMIGSSNTIDVISGGTADSRNGVVQLMQAEIQLVTPLVHARQVRFLRFCRQHAEGVWAVVDVSVDAGREGATRRLPSGCIIHDMPNGFSKVMWIEHTEYNENPVHNNYRPLLRSGLGFGAQRWISVLQRQCECMTTIMSPDAAIDDGPMLPAVGKRSLTNLAQRMTANFCAGVCATGGHKWDVISDSSEAAKIMIRKSLNNPGDPSGGVLSANMSVWMPMPHQRLFALMLNEELRSQWDVLSPGSAMQNMIQFSKSQDPGNLNTISLLRANGAGGNNPGQNSVLVLQDSTTDVTGSLMVYAAVDVQAMTVVMSGGDSSCVALLPSGFAIVPDCMAEPKAGGEGGSLLTVGFQILVNDLPSSNLTMDSINTVVNLITRTVQGIKDLVRSNQQGRQISS, encoded by the exons ATGGAAGGACTTGGAGGCATTGGTTTAATAGGTGAAAACTTTGAGGGTAATATTGGAAGAGTTAGAGGAGATGGATCTGAAAGCAGGTCAGGTGGAAGTGATAATATTGAAGGTGCATCTGGTGATGAACAAGATATACCTGCTGGACCGTCTTCCAGTTCTCGCAGCAGACGCCAGAAATATCACCGGCATACTCCTTACCAAATTCAAGAACTTGAAGC TTCCTTTAAAGATAATCCTCACCCTGATGAGAAAGAAAGATTGGCACTGGGTAAGAAACTGAATTTGGAAAACAAGCAAGTCAAGTTTTGGTTTCAGAACAGAAGAACACAAATGAAG ACTCAACTTGAGCGCCATGAAAACGCGATCTTGAAACAAGAAAACGATAAGCTTCGGATCGAAAACATAGCGATGAAAGAAGCGATCCGAGCTCCGGTTTGCAACAACTGTGGGGGCCAGGCGATTCTCGGCGACATATCTATCGACGAGCATCATCTTAGAATCGAGAATGCCCGGTTGAGAGACGAACTTAGCCGGATATCAATTCTCGCTAATAAGTTTTTGGGTCGGCCTTTATCATCGTTTGGTGGTTCCATGCCTCACGGAATGACGAGTTCTAACTTAGAACTTGCGGTTGGGAGAAACGGGTACGGTTTAAACCCGATGGATGTAGGGTTAATGGGGCTTGATTATAGCAACGGGATGTCGAATGCTTTGCCTTTGATGTCACCTTCGAGGCCCCGAATGATGGCGccaggtggcggtggtggtgggatGGATATGCAGTACGAAAAGGGTATGTTTCTTGAACTTGCGATGAGTGCGATGGACGAATTAATGAAGCTCGGGCAAATCAATAGCCCGTTATGGATCGCGAACATGGAAGGTGGTGGTGAAGTGCTCGATTTAGACGAGTATTTGAGAACTTTTCCACTTTGTCTCGGTATGAAACCGCATGGTTATGTCTCCGAGGCTACTAGAGCTAGCGGAGTTGTGAAGATCAATAGTTTGGCGCTCGTAGAGGCATTACTCGATGCC AATCGTTGGAGAGATATGTTTCTCGGTATGATCGGTAGTAGCAACACGATCGATGTGATCTCCGGTGGCACAGCTGATTCAAGAAACGGGGTTGTTCAACTC ATGCAAGCCGAGATTCAATTGGTAACGCCTTTAGTCCATGCCCGACAAGTGAGATTTCTTCGGTTTTGCAGGCAACACGCCGAAGGTGTTTGGGCCGTAGTCGATGTCTCGGTTGATGCCGGGCGAGAAGGTGCAACCCGGAGACTTCCGTCCGGCTGCATCATCCATGATATGCCTAATGGCTTCTCAAAG GTAATGTGGATCGAGCATACCGAATACAACGAGAACCCGGTTCATAATAACTACCGGCCACTACTTAGATCGGGTTTGGGTTTCGGTGCTCAGAGATGGATTTCGGTACTCCAAAGGCAGTGCGAATGCATGACGACCATCATGTCACCCGATGCAGCCATTGATGATGGTCCGA TGTTACCCGCGGTTGGAAAAAGAAGTCTAACAAACCTCGCGCAACGCATGACGGCTAACTTTTGTGCTGGGGTTTGTGCAACCGGCGGTCACAAATGGGACGTGATTAGCGACTCATCCGAGGCGGCTAAGATTATGATCCGTAAGAGTTTGAATAACCCCGGGGACCCGTCTGGAGGGGTTTTGAGTGCTAATATGTCTGTCTGGATGCCCATGCCACATCAGCGACTGTTCGCTTTGATGCTGAATGAAGAACTCAGGAGCCAGTGGGACGTTTTGTCCCCCGGTAGCGCTATGCAGAACATGATTCAGTTCTCTAAAAGTCAAGATCCCGGCAACCTCAACACCATTTCTCTTCTACGCGCCAAT GGTGCGGGTGGTAACAACCCGGGTCAGAACTCGGTGCTGGTACTTCAAGATAGCACAACGGACGTGACGGGATCATTGATGGTGTATGCGGCGGTGGATGTGCAAGCAATGACGGTGGTGATGAGCGGTGGAGATTCATCATGTGTAGCGCTCCTACCATCAGGGTTCGCCATAGTGCCCGACTGCATGGCGGAACCAAAAGCGGGAGGTGAAGGTGGGTCCCTACTTACTGTCGGGTTCCAAATACTGGTCAACGATCTGCCATCATCAAACCTTACAATGGACTCGATCAACACCGTTGTCAATCTGATAACTCGCACGGTTCAAGGGATCAAAGACTTGGTTCGGTCTAATCAACAAGGAAGGCAGATCAGTAGCTAG
- the LOC110897811 gene encoding homeobox-leucine zipper protein ANTHOCYANINLESS 2 isoform X1 codes for MSFGGFYSGGGSGDSRMVVADGSYNNMSMHNRAPISQPQLITSTIPQPIYNSQSLSLALKPKMEGLGGIGLIGENFEGNIGRVRGDGSESRSGGSDNIEGASGDEQDIPAGPSSSSRSRRQKYHRHTPYQIQELEASFKDNPHPDEKERLALGKKLNLENKQVKFWFQNRRTQMKTQLERHENAILKQENDKLRIENIAMKEAIRAPVCNNCGGQAILGDISIDEHHLRIENARLRDELSRISILANKFLGRPLSSFGGSMPHGMTSSNLELAVGRNGYGLNPMDVGLMGLDYSNGMSNALPLMSPSRPRMMAPGGGGGGMDMQYEKGMFLELAMSAMDELMKLGQINSPLWIANMEGGGEVLDLDEYLRTFPLCLGMKPHGYVSEATRASGVVKINSLALVEALLDANRWRDMFLGMIGSSNTIDVISGGTADSRNGVVQLMQAEIQLVTPLVHARQVRFLRFCRQHAEGVWAVVDVSVDAGREGATRRLPSGCIIHDMPNGFSKVMWIEHTEYNENPVHNNYRPLLRSGLGFGAQRWISVLQRQCECMTTIMSPDAAIDDGPMLPAVGKRSLTNLAQRMTANFCAGVCATGGHKWDVISDSSEAAKIMIRKSLNNPGDPSGGVLSANMSVWMPMPHQRLFALMLNEELRSQWDVLSPGSAMQNMIQFSKSQDPGNLNTISLLRANGAGGNNPGQNSVLVLQDSTTDVTGSLMVYAAVDVQAMTVVMSGGDSSCVALLPSGFAIVPDCMAEPKAGGEGGSLLTVGFQILVNDLPSSNLTMDSINTVVNLITRTVQGIKDLVRSNQQGRQISS; via the exons ATGAGTTTTGGGGGGTTTTatagtggtggtggtagtggggATTCAAGAATGGTGGTGGCTGATGGTTCTTATAACAATATGTCAATGCATAATAGGGCTCCTATATCTCAACCACAGCTCATCACTTCAACCATCCCTCAGCCTATTTATAACTCACAATCACTCTCTCTTGCTTTA AAGCCCAAGATGGAAGGACTTGGAGGCATTGGTTTAATAGGTGAAAACTTTGAGGGTAATATTGGAAGAGTTAGAGGAGATGGATCTGAAAGCAGGTCAGGTGGAAGTGATAATATTGAAGGTGCATCTGGTGATGAACAAGATATACCTGCTGGACCGTCTTCCAGTTCTCGCAGCAGACGCCAGAAATATCACCGGCATACTCCTTACCAAATTCAAGAACTTGAAGC TTCCTTTAAAGATAATCCTCACCCTGATGAGAAAGAAAGATTGGCACTGGGTAAGAAACTGAATTTGGAAAACAAGCAAGTCAAGTTTTGGTTTCAGAACAGAAGAACACAAATGAAG ACTCAACTTGAGCGCCATGAAAACGCGATCTTGAAACAAGAAAACGATAAGCTTCGGATCGAAAACATAGCGATGAAAGAAGCGATCCGAGCTCCGGTTTGCAACAACTGTGGGGGCCAGGCGATTCTCGGCGACATATCTATCGACGAGCATCATCTTAGAATCGAGAATGCCCGGTTGAGAGACGAACTTAGCCGGATATCAATTCTCGCTAATAAGTTTTTGGGTCGGCCTTTATCATCGTTTGGTGGTTCCATGCCTCACGGAATGACGAGTTCTAACTTAGAACTTGCGGTTGGGAGAAACGGGTACGGTTTAAACCCGATGGATGTAGGGTTAATGGGGCTTGATTATAGCAACGGGATGTCGAATGCTTTGCCTTTGATGTCACCTTCGAGGCCCCGAATGATGGCGccaggtggcggtggtggtgggatGGATATGCAGTACGAAAAGGGTATGTTTCTTGAACTTGCGATGAGTGCGATGGACGAATTAATGAAGCTCGGGCAAATCAATAGCCCGTTATGGATCGCGAACATGGAAGGTGGTGGTGAAGTGCTCGATTTAGACGAGTATTTGAGAACTTTTCCACTTTGTCTCGGTATGAAACCGCATGGTTATGTCTCCGAGGCTACTAGAGCTAGCGGAGTTGTGAAGATCAATAGTTTGGCGCTCGTAGAGGCATTACTCGATGCC AATCGTTGGAGAGATATGTTTCTCGGTATGATCGGTAGTAGCAACACGATCGATGTGATCTCCGGTGGCACAGCTGATTCAAGAAACGGGGTTGTTCAACTC ATGCAAGCCGAGATTCAATTGGTAACGCCTTTAGTCCATGCCCGACAAGTGAGATTTCTTCGGTTTTGCAGGCAACACGCCGAAGGTGTTTGGGCCGTAGTCGATGTCTCGGTTGATGCCGGGCGAGAAGGTGCAACCCGGAGACTTCCGTCCGGCTGCATCATCCATGATATGCCTAATGGCTTCTCAAAG GTAATGTGGATCGAGCATACCGAATACAACGAGAACCCGGTTCATAATAACTACCGGCCACTACTTAGATCGGGTTTGGGTTTCGGTGCTCAGAGATGGATTTCGGTACTCCAAAGGCAGTGCGAATGCATGACGACCATCATGTCACCCGATGCAGCCATTGATGATGGTCCGA TGTTACCCGCGGTTGGAAAAAGAAGTCTAACAAACCTCGCGCAACGCATGACGGCTAACTTTTGTGCTGGGGTTTGTGCAACCGGCGGTCACAAATGGGACGTGATTAGCGACTCATCCGAGGCGGCTAAGATTATGATCCGTAAGAGTTTGAATAACCCCGGGGACCCGTCTGGAGGGGTTTTGAGTGCTAATATGTCTGTCTGGATGCCCATGCCACATCAGCGACTGTTCGCTTTGATGCTGAATGAAGAACTCAGGAGCCAGTGGGACGTTTTGTCCCCCGGTAGCGCTATGCAGAACATGATTCAGTTCTCTAAAAGTCAAGATCCCGGCAACCTCAACACCATTTCTCTTCTACGCGCCAAT GGTGCGGGTGGTAACAACCCGGGTCAGAACTCGGTGCTGGTACTTCAAGATAGCACAACGGACGTGACGGGATCATTGATGGTGTATGCGGCGGTGGATGTGCAAGCAATGACGGTGGTGATGAGCGGTGGAGATTCATCATGTGTAGCGCTCCTACCATCAGGGTTCGCCATAGTGCCCGACTGCATGGCGGAACCAAAAGCGGGAGGTGAAGGTGGGTCCCTACTTACTGTCGGGTTCCAAATACTGGTCAACGATCTGCCATCATCAAACCTTACAATGGACTCGATCAACACCGTTGTCAATCTGATAACTCGCACGGTTCAAGGGATCAAAGACTTGGTTCGGTCTAATCAACAAGGAAGGCAGATCAGTAGCTAG
- the LOC110897811 gene encoding homeobox-leucine zipper protein ROC5 isoform X2: MSFGGFYSGGGSGDSRMVVADGSYNNMSMHNRAPISQPQLITSTIPQPIYNSQSLSLALKPKMEGLGGIGLIGENFEGNIGRVRGDGSESRSGGSDNIEGASGDEQDIPAGPSSSSRSRRQKYHRHTPYQIQELEASFKDNPHPDEKERLALGKKLNLENKQVKFWFQNRRTQMKTQLERHENAILKQENDKLRIENIAMKEAIRAPVCNNCGGQAILGDISIDEHHLRIENARLRDELSRISILANKFLGRPLSSFGGSMPHGMTSSNLELAVGRNGYGLNPMDVGLMGLDYSNGMSNALPLMSPSRPRMMAPGGGGGGMDMQYEKGMFLELAMSAMDELMKLGQINSPLWIANMEGGGEVLDLDEYLRTFPLCLGMKPHGYVSEATRASGVVKINSLALVEALLDANRWRDMFLGMIGSSNTIDVISGGTADSRNGVVQLMQAEIQLVTPLVHARQVRFLRFCRQHAEGVWAVVDVSVDAGREGATRRLPSGCIIHDMPNGFSKVMWIEHTEYNENPVHNNYRPLLRSGLGFGAQRWISVLQRQCECMTTIMSPDAAIDDVLPAVGKRSLTNLAQRMTANFCAGVCATGGHKWDVISDSSEAAKIMIRKSLNNPGDPSGGVLSANMSVWMPMPHQRLFALMLNEELRSQWDVLSPGSAMQNMIQFSKSQDPGNLNTISLLRANGAGGNNPGQNSVLVLQDSTTDVTGSLMVYAAVDVQAMTVVMSGGDSSCVALLPSGFAIVPDCMAEPKAGGEGGSLLTVGFQILVNDLPSSNLTMDSINTVVNLITRTVQGIKDLVRSNQQGRQISS; encoded by the exons ATGAGTTTTGGGGGGTTTTatagtggtggtggtagtggggATTCAAGAATGGTGGTGGCTGATGGTTCTTATAACAATATGTCAATGCATAATAGGGCTCCTATATCTCAACCACAGCTCATCACTTCAACCATCCCTCAGCCTATTTATAACTCACAATCACTCTCTCTTGCTTTA AAGCCCAAGATGGAAGGACTTGGAGGCATTGGTTTAATAGGTGAAAACTTTGAGGGTAATATTGGAAGAGTTAGAGGAGATGGATCTGAAAGCAGGTCAGGTGGAAGTGATAATATTGAAGGTGCATCTGGTGATGAACAAGATATACCTGCTGGACCGTCTTCCAGTTCTCGCAGCAGACGCCAGAAATATCACCGGCATACTCCTTACCAAATTCAAGAACTTGAAGC TTCCTTTAAAGATAATCCTCACCCTGATGAGAAAGAAAGATTGGCACTGGGTAAGAAACTGAATTTGGAAAACAAGCAAGTCAAGTTTTGGTTTCAGAACAGAAGAACACAAATGAAG ACTCAACTTGAGCGCCATGAAAACGCGATCTTGAAACAAGAAAACGATAAGCTTCGGATCGAAAACATAGCGATGAAAGAAGCGATCCGAGCTCCGGTTTGCAACAACTGTGGGGGCCAGGCGATTCTCGGCGACATATCTATCGACGAGCATCATCTTAGAATCGAGAATGCCCGGTTGAGAGACGAACTTAGCCGGATATCAATTCTCGCTAATAAGTTTTTGGGTCGGCCTTTATCATCGTTTGGTGGTTCCATGCCTCACGGAATGACGAGTTCTAACTTAGAACTTGCGGTTGGGAGAAACGGGTACGGTTTAAACCCGATGGATGTAGGGTTAATGGGGCTTGATTATAGCAACGGGATGTCGAATGCTTTGCCTTTGATGTCACCTTCGAGGCCCCGAATGATGGCGccaggtggcggtggtggtgggatGGATATGCAGTACGAAAAGGGTATGTTTCTTGAACTTGCGATGAGTGCGATGGACGAATTAATGAAGCTCGGGCAAATCAATAGCCCGTTATGGATCGCGAACATGGAAGGTGGTGGTGAAGTGCTCGATTTAGACGAGTATTTGAGAACTTTTCCACTTTGTCTCGGTATGAAACCGCATGGTTATGTCTCCGAGGCTACTAGAGCTAGCGGAGTTGTGAAGATCAATAGTTTGGCGCTCGTAGAGGCATTACTCGATGCC AATCGTTGGAGAGATATGTTTCTCGGTATGATCGGTAGTAGCAACACGATCGATGTGATCTCCGGTGGCACAGCTGATTCAAGAAACGGGGTTGTTCAACTC ATGCAAGCCGAGATTCAATTGGTAACGCCTTTAGTCCATGCCCGACAAGTGAGATTTCTTCGGTTTTGCAGGCAACACGCCGAAGGTGTTTGGGCCGTAGTCGATGTCTCGGTTGATGCCGGGCGAGAAGGTGCAACCCGGAGACTTCCGTCCGGCTGCATCATCCATGATATGCCTAATGGCTTCTCAAAG GTAATGTGGATCGAGCATACCGAATACAACGAGAACCCGGTTCATAATAACTACCGGCCACTACTTAGATCGGGTTTGGGTTTCGGTGCTCAGAGATGGATTTCGGTACTCCAAAGGCAGTGCGAATGCATGACGACCATCATGTCACCCGATGCAGCCATTGATGATG TGTTACCCGCGGTTGGAAAAAGAAGTCTAACAAACCTCGCGCAACGCATGACGGCTAACTTTTGTGCTGGGGTTTGTGCAACCGGCGGTCACAAATGGGACGTGATTAGCGACTCATCCGAGGCGGCTAAGATTATGATCCGTAAGAGTTTGAATAACCCCGGGGACCCGTCTGGAGGGGTTTTGAGTGCTAATATGTCTGTCTGGATGCCCATGCCACATCAGCGACTGTTCGCTTTGATGCTGAATGAAGAACTCAGGAGCCAGTGGGACGTTTTGTCCCCCGGTAGCGCTATGCAGAACATGATTCAGTTCTCTAAAAGTCAAGATCCCGGCAACCTCAACACCATTTCTCTTCTACGCGCCAAT GGTGCGGGTGGTAACAACCCGGGTCAGAACTCGGTGCTGGTACTTCAAGATAGCACAACGGACGTGACGGGATCATTGATGGTGTATGCGGCGGTGGATGTGCAAGCAATGACGGTGGTGATGAGCGGTGGAGATTCATCATGTGTAGCGCTCCTACCATCAGGGTTCGCCATAGTGCCCGACTGCATGGCGGAACCAAAAGCGGGAGGTGAAGGTGGGTCCCTACTTACTGTCGGGTTCCAAATACTGGTCAACGATCTGCCATCATCAAACCTTACAATGGACTCGATCAACACCGTTGTCAATCTGATAACTCGCACGGTTCAAGGGATCAAAGACTTGGTTCGGTCTAATCAACAAGGAAGGCAGATCAGTAGCTAG